A single region of the Rhizobium sp. NLR16a genome encodes:
- a CDS encoding threonine/serine dehydratase, translated as MVSIEMIVAARARLRGRARRTPLLSSPFLNEIAGRRLFVKAECLQHSGSFKFRGGWSAVSGLDPAVRTRGVIAFSSGNHAQGVALAAKLHGVPAVIIMPSDAPKLKIANTRAFGAEVVLYDRANEDRDEIGARLSADRGLTLIKPFDEPLVIAGQGTTGLEISEQAEEEGVTEAEVLVPCGGGGLTSGIALALEASAPGFRVRPCEPENFDDTTRSLASGRIERNAAMSGSICDAIVTPEPGKITFPILKRLAGAGIVVTDEEALRAMALAFVRLKIVVEPGGAVALAAALFHGEALESDTVVAVTSGGNVDADIFAMALERFG; from the coding sequence ATGGTCAGCATTGAAATGATTGTTGCCGCCCGCGCTCGACTGCGCGGTCGCGCGCGCCGCACGCCGCTTCTCTCCTCCCCCTTCCTGAACGAGATCGCCGGCCGGCGGCTGTTCGTGAAGGCGGAATGCCTGCAGCATTCGGGTTCCTTCAAGTTTCGCGGCGGCTGGTCTGCGGTTTCCGGCCTTGACCCGGCCGTACGCACGCGCGGCGTCATCGCCTTCTCCTCGGGCAACCATGCGCAGGGCGTCGCCCTTGCCGCCAAGCTGCACGGCGTGCCCGCCGTCATCATCATGCCGAGCGATGCGCCGAAGCTGAAGATCGCCAACACCCGCGCCTTCGGTGCCGAAGTCGTGCTCTACGACCGCGCCAACGAGGATCGCGATGAAATCGGCGCGCGGCTCTCCGCCGATCGCGGCCTGACGCTGATCAAGCCTTTCGACGAACCGCTTGTCATCGCCGGCCAGGGCACGACTGGCCTCGAAATCTCCGAACAGGCGGAAGAAGAAGGTGTGACGGAAGCCGAGGTGCTCGTTCCCTGCGGCGGCGGCGGACTGACGTCAGGCATCGCGCTCGCCCTCGAGGCCAGCGCCCCCGGCTTTCGCGTCCGTCCCTGCGAGCCGGAGAATTTCGACGACACCACCCGATCGCTCGCCTCCGGCAGGATCGAACGCAATGCCGCGATGTCGGGTTCGATCTGCGATGCGATCGTCACACCGGAGCCGGGCAAGATCACCTTCCCGATCTTGAAGCGCCTCGCCGGCGCCGGCATCGTCGTCACCGACGAGGAGGCGCTCCGCGCCATGGCGCTCGCCTTCGTCAGATTGAAGATCGTCGTTGAGCCGGGCGGCGCCGTGGCGCTGGCTGCCGCTCTTTTCCATGGTGAGGCGCTGGAAAGCGATACAGTCGTCGCCGTCACCTCCGGCGGCAATGTCGATGCCGACATCTTCGCCATGGCGTTGGAACGCTTCGGCTGA
- the ggt gene encoding gamma-glutamyltransferase produces the protein MGRLHIGTISVISALSLTLTTAFAASPAPVEAEHGMVVTAQHLATDVGVEVLKSGGNAVDAAVAVGYALAVVYPSAGNLGGGGFMTIRLKDGSKTFLDFRERAPLAATKTMYLDSKGDIVPRASLDGYLAVGVPGSVKGFETAREKYGTRSRQDLIAPALRFAKEGYTLEQGDAAILAGGAKRLAKDETAAKIFLKQDGKPYASGEKLAQPDLAAVLAAISEKGPDAFYKAAPAEAIVKASQAKGGILAKEDFEQYTVRELKPIECNYRGYDIISSPPPSSGGVIICEILNVLEGYPLSYLGYASAETVHVMVEAMRYAYVDRNAALGDPDFVENPVEKMLDKSYAKEIAAKIDSYRAGNSANLKPLGGKESNETTHYSIIDDEGNAVAVTYTLNGSFGAAVVAPGTGVLLNNEMDDFTSKPGVPNLYGLVQGEANAIAPKKTPLSSMSPTIVTRDGKPFMVIGSPGGSRIITITLEAILNVVDFGMDISQAVNAPRFHHQWQPDKVYLEPYALSPDTEKTLAAMGYSFDGGNDAPLWGQAAGILVGGKSLAAIEKGSGARYNGAMDARATEGSAGGY, from the coding sequence TGGCGACCGATGTCGGCGTCGAGGTGCTGAAGAGCGGCGGCAACGCCGTCGATGCGGCGGTCGCCGTCGGTTATGCACTGGCGGTCGTCTATCCCTCGGCCGGCAATCTCGGCGGCGGCGGCTTCATGACCATTCGCCTGAAAGACGGCAGCAAGACCTTCCTCGATTTCCGCGAGCGCGCGCCGCTCGCCGCGACAAAGACCATGTATCTCGATAGCAAGGGCGATATCGTGCCGCGCGCCAGCCTTGACGGCTACCTCGCCGTCGGCGTTCCCGGTTCGGTCAAGGGCTTCGAGACGGCGCGGGAGAAATACGGCACCCGCTCACGCCAGGATCTGATCGCACCGGCGCTCCGCTTCGCCAAGGAAGGCTACACGCTGGAACAGGGCGATGCCGCGATTCTCGCCGGCGGCGCCAAGCGCCTTGCCAAGGACGAGACGGCGGCGAAGATTTTCCTGAAACAGGACGGCAAGCCCTATGCGTCCGGCGAAAAGCTTGCGCAGCCCGACCTCGCCGCGGTTCTGGCAGCCATCTCGGAAAAAGGACCCGACGCCTTCTACAAGGCCGCCCCCGCCGAGGCGATCGTCAAAGCGAGCCAGGCCAAGGGCGGTATCCTTGCCAAGGAGGATTTCGAGCAATACACCGTGCGCGAACTGAAGCCAATCGAGTGCAATTACCGCGGATACGACATCATCTCCTCACCGCCACCTTCCTCCGGCGGCGTCATCATCTGCGAGATCCTCAACGTCCTCGAAGGTTATCCGCTCTCCTATCTCGGCTACGCCTCGGCTGAAACCGTGCACGTGATGGTCGAGGCGATGCGCTACGCCTATGTCGACCGCAACGCGGCGCTCGGCGATCCCGATTTCGTCGAGAACCCGGTCGAGAAAATGCTCGACAAGAGCTACGCCAAGGAGATCGCAGCAAAGATCGATTCCTACAGGGCCGGGAATTCGGCCAACCTGAAACCGCTCGGCGGCAAGGAAAGCAACGAGACGACCCATTATTCGATCATTGACGACGAGGGCAATGCGGTTGCCGTCACCTATACGCTGAACGGCTCCTTCGGCGCGGCCGTCGTCGCGCCCGGAACCGGCGTTCTGCTCAACAACGAGATGGACGATTTTACCTCAAAGCCGGGTGTGCCGAACCTTTATGGTCTCGTTCAGGGCGAAGCCAATGCCATCGCCCCGAAGAAGACGCCGCTCTCCTCGATGAGCCCGACGATCGTCACCCGTGACGGCAAGCCCTTCATGGTGATCGGCAGCCCCGGCGGCTCGCGCATCATCACCATCACGTTGGAGGCGATTTTGAATGTCGTCGATTTCGGCATGGATATCAGCCAGGCTGTCAACGCGCCACGTTTCCATCACCAATGGCAGCCCGACAAGGTCTATCTCGAGCCCTATGCGCTTTCACCGGATACGGAAAAGACGCTTGCCGCAATGGGCTATAGCTTCGACGGCGGCAACGACGCCCCGCTCTGGGGCCAGGCCGCTGGTATCCTCGTCGGCGGCAAAAGCCTTGCCGCCATCGAAAAAGGCAGCGGCGCTCGTTACAACGGCGCCATGGACGCCCGCGCGACGGAAGGCTCAGCAGGCGGCTATTGA